The Ascochyta rabiei chromosome 12, complete sequence DNA window GCGCGGCGTTGGCGTTTAAGGAGAAGGGCGAGCCAGAGGGGGATGTTACTTCTCTGGGGCGGATTGAGAGGTTTTAGAGGTCCCTATATTTGTATGAGTTTCAAACTGGGAACATACAAGCGCATGGTTGCATGGACATGCACTTCTGTAGAGGGGTTTTGGAGGGGCAGACATACTCCAAGCAGCTCCAGACCTTCGAGTCTCTGGCGCGGGATGACAGTCACGAGTTCCATTTCGCACAGAAACGCGATCTCTGGAGGCGTGAGCCCCGGCGGAAGAGGCAATGCCATTGTCGCGACGCGTGGGTGTCATCTCGAAATGTTCATAAGAGTGAACGAACCGCGGACGCGCCCAAACAAGCTTTGCCTAATTCGCGCTAGCTTCTTGAGGCTCTCCCGCGGCCTCGGTGGCCTTTGATATCTAGTGCCGTCACTTTGTCAACATCACTCTTCCCTTCGATTCCGACTTTCTCGCGTCCAGATGCTGGAAAACTGGCAAGGAGCGGCTCCTCATGCTGCTTCCAGCCTTTTTGCGGTCGCTGCCGCTTCATGGGCAAGTGTGGCTGGCGGGAAAGTGCCACAACCGTATCTGGTAGGTAAGCGGCCCTTACTGTCTCATGTTATAGTGTTGACTTTTTTAGGATGAGTTCTTTCACGTCCCTCAAGCTCAGAAGTACTGCAAAGGAGACTTTTCCTGGGACCCTAAGATCACTACTCCGCCAGGCTTGTATGACCCTTTTACCCCTGCTGGATGGAGCGAGAATCAACTAACCATGAATGCAGATACTTGATAGCCAAGCTGTTCCAGCCTATTGTTGGATGTAGTACGAAAGTTTTGCGATTTCAGAACGTCCTGGCGATCGTTCTGGTCTTTCACACAGTCCTTCACATTCTGCGCTTGGTACGAGAACGAGTAGATCCTCAACGGCCTACGAAAGAATCTCTCAAATTGACCAATGAAGAGAATATCAAAAATGGTTTGAGTGTAAACCTGGACGGAAAGATGCCCGTGTCGAATGCTCTGAGTGCTGTCAATATCTCCCTACTGCCGCCACTCTTCTTTTTTGCTGCGCTGTATTACACAGATGTCATGTCGACTGCAGCGGTGCTTTTAAGCTACCAAATCTTCCTGCATAAGAGAAGCCCGGCTGGAGATATTCGCAACGATGTTTCCACTGTGTTCGTCGGTATTGTGGCTTTGTTCTTCCGACAGACCAACATATTCTGGGTAGCTGTGTTTCCCGCTGGTTTGACTGTTGTTCAAGTGCTGGAGAGGAACGAGCCATGGATGCAGATGAAAGAAAAGAAGCCGACATCGATCTTGCAAGAATGCTGGAAAACCAATACAGTCTATGACGGCTCTGTATACGATGCTGGCTTACGAGGTATGCTAAGTCCAAACGTATTACTCAACGATTTAGCTGATATTGATAGATGTCATTATGTTCGTGTTGACCATCGTACCTGCAGCGTTGAGGAAACCCATCGTGGTACTAAGATCAATCGCTTCGTATGTTGTGCTTTTGGTCATATTCGCTGGTTTCGTAGCTTGGAATGGCAGCGTGGTGTTGGGTATGTTCGTCCGCGTACACTTCGCTTAGGAGAACTGACAATAGCAGGCGATAAGTCGGCTCACACAGCCACCATCCATATCCCCCAAATGCTCTACATATGGCCTTACATTGCTCTTTTCTCAGCGCCTATATTGCTAGGACCTTTATACCGCATCGTTGGTCCTTTCATGCCGCCTCAGCTCAAGAAAATGCTAGGATACACGCCGCCTAAGAACGGGCCATCTCTACCGGAGCTTCTGCCTGCTACTTTGTTCATCGCTGGCGGTCTAGCTGCTGTACACTTCAACACGATAGTTCATCCCTACACCCTGGCCGACAACCGACACTACGTATTCTACATCTTTCGGATCTTACTTCGCCATCCAGCGGTCAAATACATAGCAGTTCCTGTATACTACGTATGCGCGTATCTGAGCATTCAAGCCCTCGGATCTCTACCTGTTCAGCCAGAGAACACCAAGCCGGAAAGCAAAAATCTCCGAACAGATCCCCCCACCAAGCCAAAGCCGTGTCAGGTCAGTTTCGTCCTCGTCTGGCTGGTTGCCACTGCACTCTCTGTAGTGACCGCACCTCTGGTCGAGCCCCGCTATTTCATCATTCCTTGGATCGTATGGCGCCTGCACGTACCGTACCTACCCGTTTCATTCACCGTCCGAGGCAAGCAGTACTCGCAGGACTTGCGTCTTGTGGCCGAGACTATCTGGCTACTTGCCATCAACCAGGTCGTACAGCACTTGTTCCTGTACCGGACGTTTACGTGGCCGAGCGAGCCAGGGAAAATCCAGCGGTTCCTGTGGTAGAGCGTTGCGTTTTGGTATGCAACATCATCAATTTGGCGGAGATCGAGATACGGTTCGGATAAGAGGGAGTGCGCAATTCAACAAAATCGTCTAATGTTGTAATCGAGACGAGCCCACCATTCTTCATTCCTCGAGTTCTTCGTACTTGTGTCGAGGAAATTACTTCTCATTCACCGCGTACAATCAACCCTTCGTTACTCAACACAACAGCGTTTTACAGCATTGCACTGAAGTCAATACGGTGCAACAGCATGTGTTTTCCCGCGAGAACGCAACGCCTGCACAAGGTTGAGAACGCTAAGACTTGTAAGATGGTGCTACTTGACTATATGAAAAAGCAAAAAAATTGATGCGCTTTGACCCCGGCTAGGTTCGTGAAATGGGCGACTCGCCGTGTAACCAGtgtatatatagctgcaaAGCGCTGCGTCATGCACAACACAGCATCGTAGGCAGGCGTTTACCAAAAAAAACACCAGTCACAAACAAGGGGCTCTCACATGACACTGACAGGCAGATGTTGAGGGATTTGAAAGTAGAAGCTGTTGAAGTTGCTATTATGCACAAGTAACTCCGCCCCTGCCCCTGCCATAGTATGCATGCAATGTTCGAGCTCAAATTGTACAAAAAAGAAAGTGGTATCATAATCGTTCATATACGCGCACCATCCTCAGTCCTATCTCCTGGGTACTATCCGCACTTCAGATCTTGTCAAAGTCCACCTCAGGCCTCCTCACGCTAGGATGGTGCGCAAGGTTGGGCTTGACCAGGTGTGCAAACTGGGGGTTTATGTTCAACGGGCCCGAAATCTCCGCCGGCACGCGAGGAACTTCGGGCTCTTCCTCCCTTGCCATGCGCTGCCAGAACTTCTTCTTCGCGGGCTCGCCACCGTATGTTGTGCGCGAGTAGATTGACGATGAAGGGCGATGGCCGAAGAAGCTGGGCTTGGGTGGCGAGGTACTGTGGTATGAGGGGAGGAACGAACCCCGTACGCTCTTGAATGCCGAGATGGGGCTGAATGCGAACTGAGAGAGACGGTTGGGGTTCTGCTGCTGGGCTTCGGGTTGAGGTGAGCCGCAGTCAACACGAGGTGTAGGTGCACCCATTGCTGGTGGTGTACCCATGCGCATGGGCGGTGTGGCATTGCGCATTGGTGGAGAGTTGCCAAAGTGCGAGCGAGAAGAGCTGCTGCCAGTGTGATGTGTACTAATGGTGAAGGCCTTGTGCTTGGGATCGTAGTCGTAATGCTGAGATTCGGCATCTACTTCAGAAAGGGTCATGGCACCTCGCGAGCGGACACGACGAGCTGTGATGCCTCGAGATCGGTCGCAGAAGACGTAGCTCTGTGGTATGTCAGTTTCTGCTATTTCGGCTGGCGAACAATCAGACTTACTGCAATAACATTGAAGAAGCCAATGACGATGGCAAGGATACCAGATGCCACAAGCAGCCTCCAGAAGGGCAGAGTGAGGGTTTTCTGGCTCGTGGCTTCCTTGTTCATGTTGCCGAGCATGTTGAGTCCGAGAACCATCATGGCACAGCCCAATGTCACGAAACCATGGGCAGGGCTGAGGAGAGGCCAATTGCGAGCGTAAAAGTTACGGAAGAGTGAGCACTCGGAGACAATGAGGAACAAGCCAACAATAGCTGTAATGACGTGGCTTGTAGcatcgaagaagaagaactgGTTGCCATTAGGTTTTGCCCATTCACTCAACATTCTAACCATACCTTGGAAACAATGAATGTCTTGACAAGCATTACAACACTGCTGGCGACCACGGAAGCAAGTGCGATAATGTTCAAACCCCTCTGAACGTTGAGGATGATGTAGCCTGGACCGGCCAGGTGATCTGCTGAGAGAAGTGGCATTTCGTTTTCGTGGGTATAGTAGATTTTCGTTTATGGTTTTCGTGGGTAGAGATGGTTTTGACCTGACCAGCAGTCGAGAAATACGCGTCAAGCGGTTAATAGAGAGTCAAGAGAGAGAACTAGAAAGTAAGTGATGTAGAGGGGACAAGCCCAACGCCGTAAGGCAAGTGAGTCTTCTTGCTCGACAATGATATCAACAACAAACAATAAGAATTGAAGAGAAACTCTGGGGGATCTCGAGGTGAAGGGGAACCTCAGGACGAAACCCACGCTAGCAAAAGTCAACTGTGCAACCGTTGTCGCCCAATGTCGCGAACCTCATGTTAGCTCGGATTAAGGCGCATCGCGCTGGCATCAGTTCGACGTGGCAATCGAGTGGTCCAAATTGCATGCCACGACCTTGCACTGCTTTCCAGATCACAGTGAAACAGCCCCACGCTGGACGCGGGCGGCCACGCAGGTCCAGTCGTTGATTCTTGGCTTTCAGGCTTGAGAGACACAGTTGGCGACAAGGACCCTTGACTGTTTGGCTGCCGATAGCCAGATAGTTGAGCCTCGTCTGCTCAAGGTGTGGCAGTCGCGTAGTGATTGGCCGTGAAGGTTTCGAATCTGAAACAACGCCCCAGATCCGCGCCGAGTCCGCGCGCGGCACGGTCGAGCCACATGCTGCCCGGGGTCAAGCAAATACTCCGCTGCAACACTGCTGCAAAGACGTGAGAGGCGCTGAGGGCATTCTACAGTGAGCAGATGGAGGACGTAACGAGATAAAAGCGCTTCGGAGTCGTTCCTTGCAGGGTCACATCTTGGCGCTAAATTATCGGCGCGGTCGTATTTAGCGGCAGGCTCGACAGATCTCCAAAGTTCGCGAGGAACACCCTGACAACAGAAGGTTTTGAGTGCAAGCCTGTGCGCCAGATCGCTGTTAAGAGATACGCACCTCGTTGACTCGAGATGATTCACCCAGGGTCCTGCACTGCAGGCCTAAGGAGCTCGCTGGTACTCTCACCACTTAAGCACGGCCTCGAGCCTCAACAAACTCCTGATATTGCAGCCTCATTTCTCTACCTAGCAAGCACGGCTATCATCATCAGAGCGCCTACCACAGCAGGCGATGCGCAACCAATGTCGACCCTCAAGACGACCATGGGTGGCCGTCTGACCCAAGCTTTGCTCCGAGAAAGCCGAGTTTGAGCAGCTTCTGCTCCTTGATCTCCTCCTGATGAGCTTCCATCTCTTCGTCGTCCCCTAGATTCTGGTCAGCATTCGGGTCTCGATCGACTCCACGAAAGCTTACAATTAACGCTAATGAAGCCGCCCCTTAGATAACCTGCCCTCTTCTGGGCGAGATACAGCGACAGCCCTCCCGTCTGGATGCCCTTGTCTTTCGCGAACGGCGTCAGAGCATCTACCACAGCCCCACAGTTCGTCTCAGTCACACCCACAATGCCAGGATGCACTGTAAAGACGCGAAATTTGGGCTTCTCAGCGTCGAGGAACTCAGCTAGCTTCATCAAAGCGAGCTTGCTCCCAGAGTATGAGCTTAGTCCTGGAAAAGTGAACGGTGCGCCGAGCGTGCCCAAGAAGATGATGGAACCACCTGGGGAAGACTTCAGGTAGTAATGCGCTACGGTATAGCTGGCCTTAACATTCAACTCATAGTCCTTGAATCACACATCAGGTTCCAATTCTCCAACAACACCGGTGGTTGTGCCTCCTGCTGCGTGGACAAGCACATCAATCGCAACCAGGGAGTCAATGGCATGTTTGAACAAGCCTTCGACGTCTGAATCTGAAGTCAGATCCGCAATGAGCGCCAGAACTTGTGTCGAGGGACTGATGGCTTTGACAGCCGAGGCAGGCTCATCAAGCAGCTCCTTCTTACGCCCCACGAGCACGATGCCTTTGGCGTCAGCGAGAGTACAAGCGCGTGCAACCTCCTGTCCCGTGTTCAGCAAGGTAAGGCACGCTCTGAAATCTAGTACTTAGCCCTCCAATACCACCGGTAGCACCAGTGATCAGGACCGTTTTGCCTGTAGCGCTAAGTTCAGGATTGTTGGGATCAATAGCGGGATAAATCTCGCGTTTCATCGTTTTGGTGAGCTGGAAGGGTGTTGTAAAGGCGTTAGAGTCCATTCTTGCTAATCGACGATTGCAACGGTGACTTGTGCGGATTTGTTAAGTTGAGTTACCGGGTTCTGTTGCGGACTTTGCCGGCACTTCAAGGCACCATTCCCATTGATTTGTATTACCGTTGACTACGGCGACATGTCTACACGAACGTTAAGTATGGTGGTGATCAAGCAGACATTGGATTTTCGCCCAAGTTCGCTCCTACGATTGGAAATGGAGCTGAAGCAAGCATCTCGGCTTCGGTGTTTTGTCTGCGCGATGAGGTTGGTTGGTCAGGCCAGCAACGTCCAAAAGAAGACATGGTGTGAGATGTGGATTACAAATGTTGCTATCTTCTCTTACACCTCTCACATCGCTGCTTCCGAGAGAGAAATCTGGCGAACTAACTTGGCGGTTTTTGTGCTTACTAGTGTCAATTCATCAACGATGTTTGAAAGCATTAGCTTTGCTCGAGTTACCACTAACGTAGTGCAGGCTTTTCGGCCAAACTGCTTGTGGCCAAAACTCT harbors:
- a CDS encoding Dolichyl-P-Glc:Glc(2)Man(9)GlcNAc(2)-PP-dolichol alpha-1,2glucosyltransferase, with the protein product MLENWQGAAPHAASSLFAVAAASWASVAGGKVPQPYLDEFFHVPQAQKYCKGDFSWDPKITTPPGLYLIAKLFQPIVGCSTKVLRFQNVLAIVLVFHTVLHILRLVRERVDPQRPTKESLKLTNEENIKNGLSVNLDGKMPVSNALSAVNISLLPPLFFFAALYYTDVMSTAAVLLSYQIFLHKRSPAGDIRNDVSTVFVGIVALFFRQTNIFWVAVFPAGLTVVQVLERNEPWMQMKEKKPTSILQECWKTNTVYDGSVYDAGLRDVIMFVLTIVPAALRKPIVVLRSIASYVVLLVIFAGFVAWNGSVVLGDKSAHTATIHIPQMLYIWPYIALFSAPILLGPLYRIVGPFMPPQLKKMLGYTPPKNGPSLPELLPATLFIAGGLAAVHFNTIVHPYTLADNRHYVFYIFRILLRHPAVKYIAVPVYYVCAYLSIQALGSLPVQPENTKPESKNLRTDPPTKPKPCQVSFVLVWLVATALSVVTAPLVEPRYFIIPWIVWRLHVPYLPVSFTVRGKQYSQDLRLVAETIWLLAINQVVQHLFLYRTFTWPSEPGKIQRFLW